From the Amycolatopsis thermoflava N1165 genome, one window contains:
- a CDS encoding TetR/AcrR family transcriptional regulator, whose protein sequence is MENDPRQRLIDSAVAVLTSEGVEAVTLRRIAREAGVSHGAPLRHFAGRAELLAAVAATGFAELHERAAALPEGNPQQRLLTACRRYLDFALANPAMFELMFRPDLIDVREPELARLSGAVFEQFLDLVTRAQAVGWRRGTASRPLAASLWASLHGLAALWLRGGLPSAAESSDVEQTLAVTLNTYLRS, encoded by the coding sequence GTGGAAAACGATCCCCGGCAGCGCCTGATCGACAGCGCCGTCGCCGTCCTGACCAGCGAGGGTGTCGAGGCCGTCACCCTGCGGCGGATCGCGCGCGAGGCGGGCGTCTCGCACGGCGCGCCACTGCGGCACTTCGCCGGGCGGGCCGAGCTGCTCGCCGCGGTCGCCGCGACCGGCTTCGCGGAGCTGCACGAGCGTGCGGCCGCCCTGCCGGAGGGCAATCCGCAGCAACGGCTGCTGACCGCGTGCCGCCGCTACCTCGACTTCGCGCTGGCGAACCCGGCCATGTTCGAGCTGATGTTCCGGCCGGACCTGATCGACGTGCGGGAACCCGAGCTGGCCCGGCTGTCCGGCGCGGTGTTCGAGCAGTTCCTGGACCTGGTGACCCGGGCGCAGGCGGTCGGCTGGCGGCGGGGCACGGCTTCGCGTCCGCTCGCCGCGTCGCTGTGGGCGTCGCTGCACGGGCTCGCCGCGCTGTGGCTGCGCGGCGGGTTGCCGTCGGCCGCCGAGTCCTCCGACGTCGAGCAGACGCTGGCCGTCACGCTCAACACCTACCTGCGCTCCTGA
- a CDS encoding SGNH/GDSL hydrolase family protein translates to MGYQRFVALGDSCAEGLHDPYPGTDVYRGWADLAAATLAQHEPAFRYANLAVRGRRLDQIIVEQIPAALDLKPDLVALFGGANDVMTRTYRAEVVAKRVDAAIRMLTRAAPTVVVFTLSDVSGRVPGLLRIRHRLEALNEAIHASAAKHGAEVVDLWGEEAVHDLRYFGPDRLHLSEYGHRRLAAHLLTTLGVDYDPAWLEPLPGDPVRPGLRAHAGWVWREVLPVVVTRTRNWFTGRSPGDGFAPKRPDLLPVIADELASWKTIPGSA, encoded by the coding sequence ATGGGCTATCAGAGGTTCGTCGCCCTCGGCGACAGTTGCGCGGAAGGCCTGCACGACCCGTACCCGGGCACCGACGTCTACCGGGGCTGGGCCGACCTGGCCGCGGCCACGCTCGCCCAGCACGAGCCCGCCTTCCGGTACGCCAACCTGGCCGTCCGCGGCCGCCGCCTCGACCAGATCATCGTCGAGCAGATCCCCGCGGCTCTGGACCTCAAGCCCGACCTCGTCGCGCTCTTCGGCGGCGCGAACGACGTCATGACCCGCACCTACCGCGCCGAGGTCGTCGCGAAGCGGGTGGACGCGGCCATCCGCATGCTCACCCGCGCCGCGCCCACCGTCGTCGTCTTCACGCTCAGCGACGTCTCCGGGCGCGTGCCGGGCCTGCTGCGCATCCGCCACCGCCTGGAAGCCCTCAACGAGGCCATCCACGCGTCCGCGGCGAAGCACGGCGCCGAGGTGGTCGACCTGTGGGGCGAGGAAGCCGTGCACGATCTGCGCTACTTCGGCCCGGACCGGCTGCACCTGTCCGAGTACGGCCACCGCAGGCTGGCCGCGCACCTGCTCACGACCCTCGGCGTCGACTACGACCCGGCCTGGCTGGAGCCCCTGCCCGGCGACCCGGTCCGCCCCGGCCTGCGCGCGCACGCCGGCTGGGTGTGGCGCGAGGTCCTGCCGGTGGTGGTCACCCGCACGCGCAACTGGTTCACCGGCCGGTCGCCCGGCGACGGTTTCGCGCCGAAGCGCCCCGATCTGCTCCCCGTCATCGCCGACGAGCTGGCGTCGTGGAAAACGATCCCCGGCAGCGCCTGA
- a CDS encoding SDR family NAD(P)-dependent oxidoreductase — translation MTGATVCCSPSISSYAGQQRRHHRIRQVDPADAHDQIPSTVDLDMVRAVFETDLFGVIAVTMLVLPLLRKSPAPRIVNVSSHAASLALTSDPDGPFAALLPSAAYSPSKTALCALTVQYANELRKDGVLVNAVAPGYVGTDSNNYTGFLTVAQGGAAGHARPGRTDGRLLRRGRTAAVVDRVVVDRAEEFHELWPRSTWCARPGSGGRSTSGRGSWSRCWPPTCR, via the coding sequence GTGACCGGCGCGACCGTCTGCTGTTCGCCCAGCATCAGCTCCTATGCTGGTCAACAACGCCGGCATCACCGGATCCGGCAGGTCGACCCGGCGGACGCGCACGACCAGATCCCCAGCACGGTCGACCTGGACATGGTCCGCGCGGTGTTCGAGACCGACCTGTTCGGCGTGATCGCGGTGACGATGTTGGTGCTGCCGCTGCTGCGGAAGTCACCGGCGCCACGCATCGTGAACGTCAGCAGCCATGCCGCCTCGCTGGCCCTGACCAGCGACCCGGACGGTCCCTTCGCGGCGCTGCTGCCGTCCGCGGCGTACAGCCCGTCCAAAACCGCCCTGTGCGCGCTGACCGTCCAGTACGCCAACGAGCTGCGCAAGGACGGCGTCTTGGTCAACGCGGTCGCGCCCGGCTACGTCGGCACGGACAGCAACAACTACACCGGGTTCCTGACCGTCGCGCAGGGTGGTGCGGCTGGCCACGCTCGGCCCGGACGGACCGACGGCCGGCTTCTTCGCCGAGGACGGACCGCTGCCGTGGTAGACCGGGTCGTGGTGGATCGCGCCGAGGAGTTCCATGAACTGTGGCCGCGATCGACGTGGTGCGCTCGGCCCGGGTCCGGCGGGAGGAGTACGTCGGGCCGTGGTTCCTGGAGCCGCTGCTGGCCGCCGACGTGCAGATGA